GATGATGTTGCTGACCTGTTGGGAAACGATGCGTTTGAACGCGGAGAATTTAGTCAAGCAGCCCGTTTCTGGGGCTCCATTCTGGATCATCATCCAGATACCAATCTTTCCGAAATTGAACTGAATGTCAAATCTGCACTGGCCTTAATTCGGAGCCGTCAGCTTGAGCGGGCAGCGGCGAATATACAAGTCATTGCGCAGCAGTTCCCGGACGAAAAAATCAAACTCGGTGGTGATGATGTCAATCCGGTTCCCTATTTACAGGCATTGATTCCCCAAGGGGCTGCAACTCAGTCTCCTGCGACTCCACAACAAAATAGAATTGCGAATCTCCTCCGGCAGCCGTTGGATCTGGCTCCGGAAAATGTCAAGCCAGAATGGCAGTTATCCTACCTGGATCAAGCGATGGTGCAGGCGATTGAGAATTCCCGGCGAAACTATTACGGCCGCGGTAAATCCTATGAGACCTTTGTGCCTCCCATGGCAGTGGATGAGAAGCGTGCGTATTTCAATTTTTATGGCGTTTGTTTTTGTGTTGATTTGCAGACCGGGAAATTAGTCTGGAGAACAGATAAATTTCAGGATCTGGGAACACATTTTAGCAATTACAGTTTTCATCAGTCTTCGAATCCGGCTCAGTACCAGATCAGCGTAACGAATGATATTGTACTGGCGACGTTGATTCCCAAAAAAGAGATGAATCATTATCGGGCACGTTATCGCTTATATGCCTTCAATGGAGCAACGGGGAAACAACTCTGGACCTCCAATGTTTCGAATGAAAGTTTTCTTTCAAAGCCACTGGTAGAGGGAGATCATGTTTATGTGGTCTCACATCTGCAGAACAATAAATCACTCACGTTAAACTGTCTGTCATTGAAGACGGGAAAAAAAGAGTGGTCTCTCAAACTGGGGGCTGCGGTCTCGACCAGCAACGTCAACGGGATGCAGAAGATGCCGATTCCCCTGTTGCAAAAAGAGGGAGACAACTTACTGGTTTTGACGAACAATGGCGCCTTGTTTGAAATTTCGATTCCCACCAAAAGCATCAACTGGGTTTTTCGATATCCCTATAAAGTGAATCAGTCGAACACGCATTATTATAATGCACCCGTTCCTGAAGAGACCGAGTTGCACAGCGAAGGCCAGATGTTTCGAGATCAGAATCTGGTCTACTTTAAGGAAGCGGGGGCGACTGAAGTTTATGCTCTCGATCTGGTAGAGAAACGGTTGGTATGGAAGCGTCCAATCAAGAAATCGGCACAAATCGTCGGGCTCGATCAAAAAAATGTGTATCTTATGTCAAAAGAACTGGAAGCCCTTGATCGCAAAACACATCGATTAAACTGGGCGGTTTCCCTGCCCGTTGCCGCTGGTGGCTTGAGCGCCCTGTTTGCCTCGGAAGAGGCCTGGGTGTTTACCAGTCGGGGAATATTTGAAATTTCGAAGACAAATGGCGACATCTTAAATATCTATCGGGGAAGTGATAAGACTTCTCTGGGAGGGGCCATTGAACTGCGCAAGGGACTGGTGATTTGTGTATCGAACCAGGCGGTCACCGCCTATCCCGCTTCCAGTTCTGCCAAATCTCTCCCGCCATCGGGGAAAGCGAAATCAGGTCCCTGAAAACAGCAATGATCTTCAAAACAGGAATATGGAATTTAGTATGAGTGGTCTAGCCTATCTGATTCAACGTTTCTTTCTGCTCCCTTTGGCGCTGGTCGTTTGCTGGGGAGCGAGTTCGGTCTCTGCTGCAGAGGGAGAAGGCATTACTGTAGTCGGAGTCGGAAGCGTGGAAGCCAAACCATCCGTTGTAGAGCTCACCGGAATGGTGATTGGCCAGGGGCAACTGGCCGGAGATGCGGTTACCAAATTTCATGGGAATCGTCGCCGCGCCGAAACCGCGTTCAAGAATTTGAAGATTCCGGGTCTGGTCATCGTGGAAGACGGGATGTCGCTTTATTCCTCGCTGAATGCCAGCCAGATGCAGGCCATGATGCAGGGCATGGCTGTGAATAATACGGCGTCACAGAAGCTCTCTGTTTCGGAAACGCTGAAGCTCCGCTTGACGGGCATCGATAAACTCAGCACGCAGGAATTGCTGGAAACCATTGTACGTATCGTCGATTCAGGTAAAGATGCCGGCGTTGTGATTGGTAATGATACCACACCCTCAGTTCCCGGAGTTTATAATCCTTCCAAAGCCCGGAATACCATGGCGACCTTTAAGGTCACCAATGTGCAAAAATTGAAAGAAGCTGCTTACCAGAAGGCGATCGAGAATGCGAAGGCACAGGCTGAGAAACTGGCGCAATTGACAGGAGTCAAACTGGGAAAAGTGACTTCGATCAACGGACAGGGGAGCACTCCCAGAGGGGGGTCAACTGTCGTCTATAACTACGGAATCACGCAAGGCACCACCAACGCCAGTGAGAAGGAGAGCGATGAGCAACCTTCAACCCTGTTTAAGCCGGTTCCCATTTCCGCAGTCGTGAAAGTAACCTTTGCAATCGAGTGAGACTTTTTCGAAAAATGACGGGCGTCAAATGAAAAATTATCGACAGTCGACATTCTGTTTTGTGTGCGTGTTTTCGCTTTGCTTTCCGCATATGGTGAGTGGGGAAGAAATTCTGCCCAGGCATATGACGCCGACTGCCGTGAAATCAATTCAGCGCGGCCTGGATTATCTGGCCAAACAGCAGACCGCTTCAGGCAGTTTTCAGTCGACCCAGGATGGGAGTACCTACCCTGTGTCGATGACATCATTGGCAGGGATCGCGTTTCTCGCAAACGGAAATACGCCCAGTCGCGGTCCGTATGCCGATCAGGTGCGGAAAGCGACGGAATATGTGTTGAGTCAGGCACAGGATAACGGCCTGATCGCCGCCGGTTCGGAAAACGGACGTCCGATGTACGGGCACGGGTTCTCGCTGCTCTTCCTTTCCAGTGTCTTCGGCATGGAGACCGATGCCAAGGTGCGGGCACGGATCGCAAAAGTCGTCAAAAATGGAATTCAGTTAACCTCATCGGGACAGAGTCCTCTGGGAGGCTGGATCTACACCCCCGGCGGAGGTGATGAAGGGAGCGTCACCGTGACGCAAATGCAGGGGCTCCGTGCCGCGCATAATGCCGGTTTTACTGTCCCCAAGGGGACGATTCAAAATGCCGTTCGTTATCTGGAACTCTGTCAGACCCCGGAAGGCGGCATTCGCTATTCGTATCATTCAGGAAATGATACCCGCTTACCGATTTCTGCGGCGGCGATTACCTGTCTGTACTCCGCGGGCGAATATGAATCTCCCCTGGCGGAAGAATGTATGGAATACGTTTACGGACAGTTTAAGAACCGCAAAAACGGGTTTCAGTCGGGGCACTATTTTTATTTGAACCTTTACGCCGCGCAGGCGTTTTATCAGGCAGGCGATGACTACTGGAATGCGTACTTTCCCGGCCAGCGGGACAGTTTGATTAAATCTCAGACGTCAAATGGAAGCTGGAACGGTGACGGAGTGGGACCGGTGTTCGGGACCAGCGTGGCGCTCATTGTCATGCAACTGCCTTACAAGTATTTACCGATTTATCAACGATGAATTTCTAACGATAGTAACCGGCCGAATAAGCGGGTAGAACGAGGAGTGAATCTTGTCAGAGATCAAAACAGCCCCAGATATGGCAGCTTTGGAAAAATTGAGAGCGGCCCAGGAACGAATTCGCGAACAGATTCGCACCGTGGTGATTGGTCAGGACGATGTCGTCGAGCAGTTGCTGGTCAGTATTTTAGCAGGCGGGCATTGTATTCTGGAAGGGGTGCCCGGGCTGGCGAAGACGTTACTGGTTTCGACACTGGCCAAAAGCCTTTCGCTGGATTTTGGCCGGATTCAGTTTACTCCCGACCTGATGCCCGCAGATATTACGGGAACCGATGTCATTTATGAAGATCGGCAGTCAGGGACGCGTGAGTTCAAATTCATCGAAGGTCCCATCTTTACCAATCTGCTTTTGGCGGATGAAATCAACCGGACGCCACCGAAAACGCAGGCTGCTTTGCTCCAGGGGATGCAGGAAAAGAACATTTCTGCGGGGACCAAACACTACCAACTCCCCCGCCCCTTCTTTGTGCTGGCAACACAGAATCCGATTGAACAGGAAGGGACATATCCTCTGCCAGAAGCGCAACTGGACCGCTTTCTGATGAAGATCATCGTCAAATATCCGACGCGTGATGAAGAGCGGCTGATCTACAAAACCGTGACCGGCGATGATCAGATCGAACCTGAATCAACGTTGACAGGAGAAGAAGTGCTGGAGCTGCAACATCTGGTCCGGCGCGTGCCGATCAGCGATTTTCTGGTGGATTACACAATGGACTTAATTCGTGCTACGCGACGCGATAGTGATGACGCTCCCGAATTTATCAACCGCTGGGTTCTCTGGGGCGCGGGCCCGCGTGGCGGTCAGTCACTGATTCTGGCAGGTAAAGCTCGAGCCGCTCTGTATGGACGGCCGGAAGTCACTGTGGAAGACTTGCAGGCGGTCGCGAAGTCTGTTTTGCGGCATCGCATTGTGCTGTCTTACAACGCCGAGTCGGAAGGTCAGACTGCGGATACCGTGATCGAAAAACTGATCGAAGAAACCCCATTACATCAGAGTGCGGCAGGAAAGGATGGACAGTATGAAAGAATACTTAAATCCTGAGATTGTCGGGCGGATCGCAGGAATTGGTTTCAAAGCACGGCAGCCGGTAGAAGGTTCGATAGCGGGCTTGCATCGGAGTCCCCTGCATGGCTTGTCTCCGGAATTTGCCGACTATCGCAGTTACACGCCCGGCGATGACTTGAAAAATCTGGACTGGAAAGCGTACGCGCGGTCGGACCGATTTTATATCAAACGTTTTGAAGAAGAGTCGAATCTGCGAGCGGTGTTTATCGTCGATTCTTCAAAGTCAATGGCCTATGGTGGGCCCGCATTTTCCAAATTCGATTGTGCGGCCTCAATTGCGGTTTCGATGTCTGCGGTTTTGCTAAAACAGAGAGACGCTGTCGGGCTGGCGATTCTGAATGATCGGGTGCAGCAGGATTTGCGAACCGGAAGTACACCCTCGCATCTGGCAAAGTTCATCGAAGTTTTGCAGCAGGTTGAACTGCAGGGAGAAACGGATATTGGGCCGGCAGTATCGCAAGTCGCCGATCAGATTCACCGGCGCGGAGTTGTGGTTGTACTTTCCGATCTGCTGACGCCCCTTGATCCCTTTTATGAAGCACTGGGAAAACTGCAGCACGCCGGCCATGAAATTATCGTCGGGCATATACTGCATCGCGATGAAGTCGAGATGCAGTTTAAAGATTCCGTGATCTTCAAAGACATCGAAGGCGAGGAAGAAATCTTCGCAGAACCCTGGGCCTTTCATAAGGCATATCAGGCGGCGATGGAAGAGTTCATCCAGGAAACGCGTCAGCGGTGTCAGTATTGCGGCATTGATTATCTGCAGATTATGACCGACGAAAATCTGGGGGGCGTCTTGAGTAGTTATTTGCATAACCGTCAGTTTGCTGGCGCGAAAACGCACCGGGGAAGGATGTCGTCCTTGGGCAGTCAGTCTGGTGATGATAATAAAACAGAAAGTGTGACTGCAAACTCCCCTGCCCCTGATCAATAAACAACACAAAGACGGAAAGAGAATTTCGAGATCCTATATGCAATTTCTGGCCCCCCTGTTATTGACGGGAACCGTGTTAGCTTCGGCTCCCATCATCATCCACCTGTTAAACCGACGACGGTTTATTCGCGTGGACTGGGCGCCGATGGAATATCTCAAACTGACGTTGAAAACGAACAAACGTCGGTTGAGGTTGGAACAGTGGTTACTGCTGGCAATCAGAACGCTGGCGGTGCTGGCGCTGTTTTTGGCTGTCGCCCGTCCGATCAGTTCCGGTACGAATCTCGCGGGATTCCTGGCGGTCGAAGGTCGCGCCAGCCGGGTGATTGTGATTGATGATTCTTTGAGTATGTCCTACCAGACGGGCGAACAGCCGGCGTTTGAACGGGCCAAAAATGCGGCCCGGCAGGTGCTGAATCAACTGGGTCCCCAAGATTCGGTTTCCGTCGTATTGGCTTCGAATCCGGCACAGCCTCTGGTAAGGATGAGTCATCTGGTAGAGAATGAACGCAATAAATTGATCGCGCGGATCAATGAATTGTCCAACTGTCAGATGGCCAGCCATTGGATTTCGACATTGGAAGATATTGACCGACAATTACGTGAATCAACGTTTCCCGTCAAAGAAGTCATCATCGTCACTGATTTGTGGGCGGCGGGTTGGACGGTGGAAGTTCGCGATCTGTTTGACCGTTGGTCGCAAGAGCAAGTCACCGTACGGTTCATCGATATCGGAGAAGAACCTGCGGGCAATCGGGTTTTGCATTCGCTCGAACTGGACAGCCGGATTGCGTTGGTGGATCAGGAAGTCAAATTGACGGCGGTGATTGAAAATGCGGGGGGCGAACCGTTGAAGTCGGGGCAGGCGTTGCTGACCGTTGACGGGAACGTGACGCCAGTGACCCTCCCGGAAATTCCGGCTGAGAAAACCGTCAATGTTCCTGTGAGTGTGCGCTTTGATCAGGCGGGGCAGCATGTGGTTTCATTAAGTATTCCCGCCGATCAACTTCTGGAAGACAATATTCAGCATAAAATTATCAATGTGCGTCAAATGGTGGATGTGGTGTTGGTGGATGGGGAGCCAGGGTTGAATCCCTTTGAGAGTGAGACCGACTTTCTGGCGTTGGCACTCTCCGCCGGGAATTCCAACTGGCAGGTCACGCAGGCGGAAAGTTCGACCTGGAAGACGCAACTGCTGACGGCTCCCGATTTGATTGTGCTGGCAAACGTGGATCAATTGTCGAAGGAACGGGTTAAAGAGCTCGAAGAACTGGTTTCTCTGGGAACCGGGCTGATGATTTTTGCCGGCGATCAATGTGATCTGGAACTGTATAACGAGCGGCTTTTTAAAGGGGGCAAAGGTCTCCTTCCCGCCCGGATCCATCAGATTAAAGATTTATCGTCACAAGGGCTGGTAATCGAACCGATTACCGATTCGCCGATTGAGATGCTGAAAGGGCTCACACCGGAACTGTTGAGCCGGGTCCGGCCTCGTCGCTTTGCGGATGTGGTGCTGGATCCCAACGCAGATCAGCAGCAGGTACGTGTGCTGGCACGGTGGAATGATGCGCAGCAGTCGCCGGCGGTGCTGGAGAAGCGCTTTGGGGAGGGACGTGTGTTGTTCTGGACCGTTACCGCAGACAAAAGCTGGAGTGACTGGCCGGCGGAAGCGAGTTTTGTACTGGCGATGCGCGTCGCGGCACAGGAGATCGCTGCGGAAATTCAGCGTGGCGAGAACTTAATCGCTGGCGAGCCGATTCACTTTGAACTCGAAACAATCACCGCGCCACAATCAGGCGAATTGATCTGGCTGGATCGGGAGCTCAGTCCGCGTGAGATCACCTTTGGATCAATCAATGAAACAAAAACGATGCTAAGCTCTCCCCCGATTCGCTTTGCGGGAGTGGTGGAAGCGTCGTGGCAGGATACACAGCTGGGTGATCAGTCACAGAAATTTGCGATTAACGCGAATGTAGAAGATTCACTGCAGAAAAAACTGAATGAGCAGGCACTGCAGCAGTTTTTGGGACGCATGCCTTTAAAACTGATTCGCTACCAGGGGAAAGAAATGGACCTGTCCACAGATGGGACCGAGCTGTGGCGCTATTTGGCTATAGTGTTACTGGGATGTTTAATATCAGAAAGTATGCTGGCGACCTGGATTGGTCGGCGGCGGTAAATAGAGAGATTCGAAATTGAATAGGTTTCTGGAAATCCTGTTTGGCGTTCAATCTTCGTCCTGGACCGAAGGCGGCCACTGGTCTGCGCAATGGGTGGGGATGCCGACGGGCGACTGGATGCTGCTGTTGATTGCCGGGATTCTAGTGCTCGTTGCTGGTGGCTGGTGGCTTTACAAACGGGATGCACAACAGGTTCCCGCTGGACGTCGCTATCTGTTGTATGCGATTCGGATTTCGATCCTGCTGCTGGTGGTGGCGATGCTGCTGGAGCCGATTCTGGTGCTGAGTAAAGAAGAAAAGATTCCTTCGCATCTGCTGGTCCTGCTCGATACTTCGCTTTCGATGTCCTTGAAAGATGCCTGGAAAGATGAAGAGAAGGCAATCGACGTCTCCCAGAAACTAGGGATGTCCGCCAATACCGATGCGCTGCGTCAAATGAACCGGATGCAACTGGCACAGAAACTAGTCAATGAACCATTTATCAAAGATCTTGCGGCTGACGGCACTCGGACGGTGCACCTGCATGGCTTTTCGGACAAGTTTGATCCGGAATCACTGAAGCTGTCTGAAGAATGGAAGACCGGCGGTACTGGGACGGCGATTGCCAGTTCGCTGCGTCAGGCGCTGCTGTCGTATACAGGAATGCCGCTCTCAGGAGTGTTGCTGATCAGCGATGGTCAGTCGACGGCGGGGGAACCGCCTGAAGAAGTGTTGCAGATGTTATCCGATGAAGGTGTGCCTCTCGTAACGGTCGGAGTGGGAACCACCGATGGACCGCGGAACGCTGCGATCAGCCAACTGGAAGCCAGCCCGGTGGTATTTGTGCAAGATACGAATGAACTGACCGTGCATATTGAGTCACGTGGCATGCAGGCCGAGTCGGCGACATTGCTGATTGAACAACGCCGCAACGGCGGACCCTGGCAGGAATTTGCACGCGAAGAGATCGTGCTGAATCTGGATGGTCAGTTACAGCCCAAAACATATCAATTCAGCGAAACGAAAACTGGTAAGCTGGAGTTTCGTGCAAAACTAATGAATACCGGTCCGGAAATTTCTCAGGATGATAATCTGGCCTCGGCTGAAGTCCGCGTGATCCGTCAGCGATTGAATGTGCTGTTCATTGCCGGTTCCACGTTTCCTGAAGTGCAGTTCCTGCGCAATACGTTTCTCCGTGATCGACAGATTAATCTCTCCTCCTGGTTGATGGCTGCAGATAAGACGTATGAGCATCCGGGCGATTTACCGATCCGTCGCCTGCCGGTGACCCAGGAAGAGTTGAATGATTACGACTGCGTAATTTTGTACGATCCCGATCCGACACAGTGGCCGGTGAACTTCCCTGACTTGTTGACGAACTTCGTTACCAAAGCAGGTGGCGGTCTGGTGTATATTGCCGGCGAAATGCAGACGGCCCAGATGTTCGATCGTCAGTCCGATCCTTCACTCAGTTGGTTGAATCTGCTGCCTGTGATCCGGGAACCGGGCTTGTTCCGGTCGCAGGTACAAATTCGCTTGAGTGCTCGTTCTCCCTGGAAGCTGGATGTGACCGATCAGGGGTTTCAGGATCCGATTTTTACCTTTTCCAGTGATCGGCAGGCGAATGAGCGTGCTTTAGAGAATCTACCTGGAATGTTCTGGCATTTTCCGGTCACAAAAGCCAAGCCGGGGGCGACGGTGCTTGCGGTGCACGCAGATCCTCGGATGCGAAATGAATATGGTCAGGAAGTATTGATTGCGTCACAACGTGTGGGACCCGGCTGGTCGATCTTTATCGGTTTCGACAGTACCTATCGCTGGCGTTATATGGATGAGCAGTTTTTTGATGGCTTCTGGGCGCGTGTGGTTGATCGTGCCGGTCGCAGTAAACAGTTAGGCGGAAATTATCCGTTTCGGCTTTCCACACCCCAGGCGACCTATCAGCCGGGGGGACAGGCAAAGATCGTGGCCCGTTTTCTGGATGAATCACAGATGGAGTCGGGTTTGCAGCGTTTGTATGGCGAAGTAGAACGTGGTGACGATCAGCCAATTCCGTTAACGTTGACCGCCGGCAATAAAGTCGGTGACTTTTCCACAACATTTCCGGTTTCCCAACCGGGAACGTATTTTGTGCGTGTCTGGTTAGGCGATGAAGCCGCCGGTGCGTCGGTCAAAGCGGCGACGTTGCCGATCAAAGTGGAATTTCCGAACAAGGAGCTGGAAAACCCGGCTCTGGATGAAGCGTTTTTGCAGACGATGGCGGTTTCCACGGGAGGCCGCGTGTATCAGATTTCGGAAGCAGACGAAATCGTCAATGCGTTCAAAATTAAACAGGTTTCCCGTTTACTGGAAGAGCGTCAGGAAATCTGGGATGCCCCGATATTTTATATCTTAATTTTTGGTTTACTGGTTTCCGAGTGGATTCTGAGGAAGTGGTGCCGCCTGATTTAACAGCGGCTATGACGTGTCACTGGAGTGAATTGTTTATGTCCCGCGTTCAGCAGACGAATGAGTTCGAAGCATTGCAAAACGCGATTTCCGGGAAACTGGAAACCGTGGGGAGTGCGTTGCGCCGGCATACACTGCTCGAAGCGACGGCCCGCATCTTGTTGGCGCTGTTGGGGCTGGGCTGTTTGTCACTGCTGTTCGACTGGTGGCTGGAACTGAGCCTGGTGGCGCGGGGACTGTATCTGCTGTTGGGCGTTGGTGTGGTTGGTTATCTGATCTATCAGTATGTCTATCTGCCTCTGCGTGTTTCACTAACGCCGATTGAAATTGCGAATTTAATCGATCAATCGAAGCAGGTTGAACCAGGACAGGCGATTGCGCCGCGTGTCGCCAGCGTGTTACAGCTGCCGATACATCTCGCGGAAGCAAAACAATCCGAACCGATGATAAAGCGGGCGGTACAGGAAAACTATCAGCGACTCAGTCAATTTCCATTCCAGGAATCGATTGATTCCCGGCATACCAAGTACTGTTTGCTGGCGCTACTGGCTGCGATTTTGATTCCGGTCTGTATTGTGGTCGCGCTGCCTGATGCGGCGCGGCTCTGGACACAGCGATGGTTGCTCGGTTCGAATGAACCCTGGCCGCGAAATACCCAGTTAACGGTGGTGGGGCTTCAGGAGGGACAGTGGATCATTCCACGTGGTGAAACCGCGACATTGCAGGTGCAAGCGGAAGATGAAGAAGAAACTACGGAAAGCGTGTGGCTGCATCTGCAAAGCGAAGACGGCGAGAGCGAAACAATCACGATGAACCGTTTTCAGGCCGGTGATTTCCGGTATGAAATGCCTCCTCTGCAGTTACCGCTGAAAGCCTATGCCTGGGGCGGCGATGCCGCGACCGAGTCGTTTGAGATTGTTCCCATTGATCGTCCGCGGATTACGGATTTGAAGATCAAAGCGACGCATCCTCGTCTGTCAGAACCATTTGTGTCACATTTTTCTGCCAGTGAGGGAAATGTGAGGCTGTTACCTCAATCGGAAGTCACACTGGAATTAACGACAAATGTCAAAGTCCGCCAGATTGACGTTGATTCTGAGGACGTTTCGTTACAATGGGAGAGTACAGATGATACGCATTTTCAAACAACGTGGACGCATGAAAAGCCAGTCAGTTTCAAGCTGACGTTGCACTCTGCAGAACATGAAATTAATTCGCATCCCCGACCTGTATCAATCGGTGTGCAGCCGGATCGTAGTCCACGATTGAGTTTTCGTTATTCAGGAGTACGGCAACGAATTACCCCCGAAGCGACGATTCCGTTTTCCATTATTGCCCGTGATGATTTTGGGGTTCGACTGGTGGGCATGACATCAATGCTGCCTTTCTCCGGAACCGAGTCAAAAGAGAAACCCGAGGCGGAATCCAAGCCAGATGAGCAGGAAGGGAAAAAGACAGATAATAAGACGCCCACGAAAACAGAGCACCAACAAAAATACCCTGTGTATGGCCCCGCTGATCCCGCGGTGGAGACGGTGATTGATGACGAACAACAGGTTTCGATTGCAGAGATGAAATTGAAGCCGGGCGCGGTGATCACGTTTCAGAGCCATGCGGAAGATAATTGTTATACCGGAATTCAGAAAACAAGTTCACGGCAACTTGTCTTTCGAGTGGTGAAACCGGAAGAGCTGTTTCGTGAAATTCTACTGCGACAACAACAACTGCGTTCCCGTTTACGAAAAGCTCGGGATCAGGCAGAGCAGCTAAGAGACAATTTAAAACAGGCGACGAGTCTGGAACAGGCGGCGGAGTGGATGCGGCAACATCAACTGGTCCGCCGCGAAGTGGGGCAGGTCAGCCATGCGTTGAATGGCTCTGTGGAAGAAATGAAATTGAACAAACTGGGAGGGGAAGAGACATACCAGTTGATCGAACAATCTGTACTCAAGCCTTTGGAAAGTCTGCATCAGCGGGAAATGGAGCAGCAAAGGCAGTCACTGGAAACATTACGAAGTGAGTCCCCTGACCCGATGGAGCAGATTACATCGCGTCAGGATCAGATATTGGAGTCGTTAGATAAAATCTTAAATAACATGGCACAGTGGGACAGCTTTATTGATGTCGTGAACCAATTGAACGCCGTGATTAAATTAGAACAACTCGTCAAAGAAAAGACCGAAGAACTTAAGAAGAAACAGGTCGATTCCATTTTCGATAATTAATTTGTGAAACCAGCCGTTGGTTTCAATGACCCCCTGTTATGGAGGTGAGGGAAATGCACAAAAGGCAAATCGTGACTGTGATGGGACTCGCGTTCTTCGTGGCCTGTTCAACACTGCTCTTATCGGCGAATGCCGCAGATAAAACAGAGACTGTCTCGAAAGAAGCAGGCAAATCAGCGGAGAAGATTGCGCCTCAAAAACGGATTCAGTTCGAGCAGGACAAAGCCAAAGCCCACATGCAGGAACTGGAAGAACGCATGTTTCGGCTGTCGAAACTGATTCAGGAATCGCAGCCTGAAGATGCGGCACGGCTCTTGTTA
This window of the Gimesia fumaroli genome carries:
- a CDS encoding prenyltransferase/squalene oxidase repeat-containing protein — translated: MKNYRQSTFCFVCVFSLCFPHMVSGEEILPRHMTPTAVKSIQRGLDYLAKQQTASGSFQSTQDGSTYPVSMTSLAGIAFLANGNTPSRGPYADQVRKATEYVLSQAQDNGLIAAGSENGRPMYGHGFSLLFLSSVFGMETDAKVRARIAKVVKNGIQLTSSGQSPLGGWIYTPGGGDEGSVTVTQMQGLRAAHNAGFTVPKGTIQNAVRYLELCQTPEGGIRYSYHSGNDTRLPISAAAITCLYSAGEYESPLAEECMEYVYGQFKNRKNGFQSGHYFYLNLYAAQAFYQAGDDYWNAYFPGQRDSLIKSQTSNGSWNGDGVGPVFGTSVALIVMQLPYKYLPIYQR
- a CDS encoding AAA family ATPase: MAALEKLRAAQERIREQIRTVVIGQDDVVEQLLVSILAGGHCILEGVPGLAKTLLVSTLAKSLSLDFGRIQFTPDLMPADITGTDVIYEDRQSGTREFKFIEGPIFTNLLLADEINRTPPKTQAALLQGMQEKNISAGTKHYQLPRPFFVLATQNPIEQEGTYPLPEAQLDRFLMKIIVKYPTRDEERLIYKTVTGDDQIEPESTLTGEEVLELQHLVRRVPISDFLVDYTMDLIRATRRDSDDAPEFINRWVLWGAGPRGGQSLILAGKARAALYGRPEVTVEDLQAVAKSVLRHRIVLSYNAESEGQTADTVIEKLIEETPLHQSAAGKDGQYERILKS
- a CDS encoding PQQ-binding-like beta-propeller repeat protein, which translates into the protein MFTTGAHSQYTQQRRFYIGSLCVGILCYTLGIPAALQAQVFAVEAVAAADVTVDAGGDSTSPHKMPGFSISVDEKKLNLLDDYERYVRHQMWEKALTALKELSETKSTSPLLPTKDGFLVDAEQRIFMALVSMPAEGREAFRLFFDGKARKQFEELSAQKGLITPDRINKAKQIYSQYFLTSIGDDVADLLGNDAFERGEFSQAARFWGSILDHHPDTNLSEIELNVKSALALIRSRQLERAAANIQVIAQQFPDEKIKLGGDDVNPVPYLQALIPQGAATQSPATPQQNRIANLLRQPLDLAPENVKPEWQLSYLDQAMVQAIENSRRNYYGRGKSYETFVPPMAVDEKRAYFNFYGVCFCVDLQTGKLVWRTDKFQDLGTHFSNYSFHQSSNPAQYQISVTNDIVLATLIPKKEMNHYRARYRLYAFNGATGKQLWTSNVSNESFLSKPLVEGDHVYVVSHLQNNKSLTLNCLSLKTGKKEWSLKLGAAVSTSNVNGMQKMPIPLLQKEGDNLLVLTNNGALFEISIPTKSINWVFRYPYKVNQSNTHYYNAPVPEETELHSEGQMFRDQNLVYFKEAGATEVYALDLVEKRLVWKRPIKKSAQIVGLDQKNVYLMSKELEALDRKTHRLNWAVSLPVAAGGLSALFASEEAWVFTSRGIFEISKTNGDILNIYRGSDKTSLGGAIELRKGLVICVSNQAVTAYPASSSAKSLPPSGKAKSGP
- a CDS encoding SIMPL domain-containing protein; the protein is MSGLAYLIQRFFLLPLALVVCWGASSVSAAEGEGITVVGVGSVEAKPSVVELTGMVIGQGQLAGDAVTKFHGNRRRAETAFKNLKIPGLVIVEDGMSLYSSLNASQMQAMMQGMAVNNTASQKLSVSETLKLRLTGIDKLSTQELLETIVRIVDSGKDAGVVIGNDTTPSVPGVYNPSKARNTMATFKVTNVQKLKEAAYQKAIENAKAQAEKLAQLTGVKLGKVTSINGQGSTPRGGSTVVYNYGITQGTTNASEKESDEQPSTLFKPVPISAVVKVTFAIE
- a CDS encoding BatA domain-containing protein, whose protein sequence is MQFLAPLLLTGTVLASAPIIIHLLNRRRFIRVDWAPMEYLKLTLKTNKRRLRLEQWLLLAIRTLAVLALFLAVARPISSGTNLAGFLAVEGRASRVIVIDDSLSMSYQTGEQPAFERAKNAARQVLNQLGPQDSVSVVLASNPAQPLVRMSHLVENERNKLIARINELSNCQMASHWISTLEDIDRQLRESTFPVKEVIIVTDLWAAGWTVEVRDLFDRWSQEQVTVRFIDIGEEPAGNRVLHSLELDSRIALVDQEVKLTAVIENAGGEPLKSGQALLTVDGNVTPVTLPEIPAEKTVNVPVSVRFDQAGQHVVSLSIPADQLLEDNIQHKIINVRQMVDVVLVDGEPGLNPFESETDFLALALSAGNSNWQVTQAESSTWKTQLLTAPDLIVLANVDQLSKERVKELEELVSLGTGLMIFAGDQCDLELYNERLFKGGKGLLPARIHQIKDLSSQGLVIEPITDSPIEMLKGLTPELLSRVRPRRFADVVLDPNADQQQVRVLARWNDAQQSPAVLEKRFGEGRVLFWTVTADKSWSDWPAEASFVLAMRVAAQEIAAEIQRGENLIAGEPIHFELETITAPQSGELIWLDRELSPREITFGSINETKTMLSSPPIRFAGVVEASWQDTQLGDQSQKFAINANVEDSLQKKLNEQALQQFLGRMPLKLIRYQGKEMDLSTDGTELWRYLAIVLLGCLISESMLATWIGRRR
- a CDS encoding DUF58 domain-containing protein, giving the protein MKEYLNPEIVGRIAGIGFKARQPVEGSIAGLHRSPLHGLSPEFADYRSYTPGDDLKNLDWKAYARSDRFYIKRFEEESNLRAVFIVDSSKSMAYGGPAFSKFDCAASIAVSMSAVLLKQRDAVGLAILNDRVQQDLRTGSTPSHLAKFIEVLQQVELQGETDIGPAVSQVADQIHRRGVVVVLSDLLTPLDPFYEALGKLQHAGHEIIVGHILHRDEVEMQFKDSVIFKDIEGEEEIFAEPWAFHKAYQAAMEEFIQETRQRCQYCGIDYLQIMTDENLGGVLSSYLHNRQFAGAKTHRGRMSSLGSQSGDDNKTESVTANSPAPDQ